Proteins found in one Chloroflexota bacterium genomic segment:
- a CDS encoding CAP domain-containing protein has translation MRLRFMLILMLIIGSLSFSPKPAAAQTSLCFADVPGISNCISGRFLSYWQQNGGLAVFGYPLSPAQSETTANGTFTTQYFERQRFELHPELAAPYDVLLGRLGAEIYERNHGNWRNSPKTNPSTQGCLVFNETGRSVCEPFLSYWVNHGLLDGSLNAYEQSLSLLGLPLTEPRLEQNPDGDWVMTQWFERARLEDHSAKGVLLGRLGAELKPQPAPSYPSEITALVDAINRQRSQAGLSSLTINSTLNQAAQIHSDDMARNNFFEHTGSDGSNAGQRMQRVGYTWRAWAENLAAGYTDAQAIIDAWMQSPGHRANILYADVSEIGVGIARNPNSEYQIYWTVNFGAR, from the coding sequence ATGCGCCTGCGTTTTATGTTAATTTTGATGCTAATTATCGGCAGTTTGAGTTTTAGCCCCAAACCTGCTGCTGCCCAAACCAGCCTGTGTTTTGCCGATGTGCCAGGCATTAGCAATTGTATTAGTGGGCGTTTTTTGAGCTATTGGCAACAAAATGGTGGTTTGGCAGTGTTTGGCTATCCGCTCTCGCCTGCTCAAAGCGAAACAACTGCTAATGGCACATTTACAACTCAATATTTTGAACGCCAACGCTTTGAGTTACACCCTGAATTGGCTGCGCCCTATGATGTGCTGCTGGGGCGGTTGGGAGCCGAAATCTACGAACGCAACCACGGCAACTGGCGCAATTCTCCTAAAACCAACCCAAGCACCCAAGGCTGTTTAGTATTTAACGAAACTGGGCGCTCAGTTTGCGAACCATTTTTGAGCTATTGGGTAAATCATGGCTTACTTGATGGCTCGTTGAATGCCTACGAACAGTCGTTGAGTTTGCTAGGCTTGCCGCTGACCGAGCCACGCCTCGAACAAAACCCCGATGGCGATTGGGTGATGACCCAGTGGTTTGAACGCGCTCGGCTGGAAGATCATAGCGCAAAAGGCGTGCTGCTTGGCCGTTTAGGAGCTGAACTCAAGCCCCAGCCAGCCCCAAGCTATCCGAGCGAAATCACAGCCTTGGTTGACGCAATCAATCGTCAACGCAGCCAAGCTGGATTAAGCAGCTTGACGATCAATTCAACCCTCAACCAAGCTGCCCAAATTCATAGCGACGATATGGCTCGTAACAACTTTTTCGAGCACACTGGTAGCGATGGCTCGAACGCAGGCCAGCGCATGCAACGGGTAGGCTACACATGGCGAGCTTGGGCCGAAAATTTAGCGGCTGGCTATACCGATGCTCAAGCAATTATCGATGCATGGATGCAAAGTCCAGGTCATCGCGCCAACATTCTGTATGCCGATGTCAGCGAAATTGGGGTTGGGATCGCCCGTAATCCCAATTCAGAATACC